From the genome of Eucalyptus grandis isolate ANBG69807.140 chromosome 2, ASM1654582v1, whole genome shotgun sequence, one region includes:
- the LOC104435570 gene encoding AP2/ERF and B3 domain-containing transcription repressor TEM1-like — translation MMDGNSICIDNLSSTSDSNFIPLPSKSLQPQSLCHLGSGTGVILDCEGAIEAESRKQPSSKYKGVVPQPNGRWGAQIYDSRQRVWIGTFSKEDEAALAYDIAAKRFRGRDAITNFKQRSDTEDCDLEAAFLNSHSKEEIVDMLRKHAYYNELEQSKRKYFNANGSGNRVSMMMEAIRDPSGPDRAAMACHLLFQKEVTQSDVGKLNRFVIPKQHAEKHFPLRNRTSPTTSKGVLLNFIDSGGKVWRFRYSYWNSSRSYVLTRGWTRFVKEKSLRTGDIVSFHRSAGPEKQLHIKCMRRSGLSQAGPIHPVQMVRLFGVDIFEVSAEDSGGYGGGG, via the coding sequence ATGATGGATGGTAACAGCATCTGCATAGACAATCTCAGCTCAACAAGCGACTCCAATTTTATTCCACTGCCGTCGAAATCATTGCAGCCGCAGAGCCTCTGCCATCTTGGCAGTGGCACTGGCGTGATATTGGACTGTGAAGGTGCCATCGAAGCCGAGTCAAGGAAGCAGCCCTCGTCCAAGTACAAGGGCGTCGTCCCCCAGCCGAACGGCCGCTGGGGCGCGCAAATCTACGACAGTCGTCAGAGGGTGTGGATCGGCACCTTTAGCAAGGAGGACGAGGCCGCGTTGGCCTACGACATTGCCGCCAAGCGCTTCCGCGGCCGAGACGCCATCACCAACTTCAAGCAGAGGTCCGACACTGAAGACTGCGATCTCGAAGCTGCTTTCCTGAATTCCCATTCCAAGGAGGAGATCGTCGACATGCTGCGGAAGCACGCATACTATAACGAGCTCGAGCAGAGCAAGAGAAAGTACTTCAACGCCAATGGCAGTGGCAATAGGGTAAGTATGATGATGGAAGCCATCAGAGATCCATCCGGGCCGGATCGGGCGGCAATGGCCTGTCATCTTCTCTTCCAGAAGGAGGTCACGCAGAGTGATGTAGGGAAGCTAAATCGGTTCGTGATTCCGAAGCAACACGCCGAGAAGCACTTCCCCCTGCGCAACCGCACGAGCCCTACGACTTCAAAGGGCGTTTTGCTGAATTTCATAGACAGTGGAGGCAAAGTGTGGAGATTCAGGTACTCGTATTGGAACAGCAGCCGTAGCTACGTGCTGACGCGGGGTTGGACCCGGTTCGTGAAGGAGAAGAGCTTGAGGACTGGAGACATCGTCAGCTTCCACCGGTCGGCCGGGCCAGAGAAGCAGCTTCATATCAAGTGCATGAGGAGGAGCGGGCTGAGCCAGGCCGGGCCCATCCATCCGGTCCAAATGGTGAGGTTATTTGGCGTCGACATCTTCGAAGTGTCGGCAGAGGACAGCGGCGGCTACGGTGGTGGTGGTTAA